GATGAAAAGAGCAGCAGATCGGCCGCGCGCGACAGCCGCTTTTTGATTATATAGTCGGCGGGAGGGCAGCCCATGACGGTATGGAATAGCCTTATATAGTAGCTTTTATTCAGACCGGCAATGCCGGCGAGACAGGTGATAGTGATCTTGTGCGGAAAATTTCTGTCGATATAGTGCACGGTCCTCATTATACGATCGTCGTTTAAATCGCTGCTGTCCGTGTTTACCCCTGGGGACTGGGATATCATGGAGAAGATATAGAGAAGAAGTCCGGTGAGCGGCACCGGTGAGCGGATAAAGGAGCTGTTCACTGCACGGAGCAGGAGGGTGAACGCGTTCTCGATCTCACTCTGGAACAGCGAACACGACAGCACGTTCGGCGTATTGATATGCCGAAGCAGCTCGTCACTGAGATGACATTTCAGGTGCAGCACGACGCATCGCTCCTTTGCATACTTCGGAAAGACGAAGGAGTGCTGCGTGTGCGGCGGCACCGTGATGAGCATTCCCGGCGCCATGGCGTATTCCCGCTTCATGACGGACGCCCGGCAGTGCCCGCGGTAGAGGTACATGAGATGATGATGATCGTGCGTGTGCATATCCGCCGAAAGGTTCACCCTGTTGGTGATTTTGTACGCGAAAAGTATCTTCTGCACGATGGATGCCTCGGCGTAATAGTACACGCGGCGGCGGCGGATGTCAATATTTGTCATGTTTTTATCACTCTGTGTCATTGACAGATGTTACGGGAAGAATGTACAATAACACATATTGTTCGGACGATCCGCTAAAAGCATCGGGAGAGCAGCATGGCAAAGTACGGGCTGATGTCGTTTGTGGTCATACTGACAGCGTCGTATCATCTCTCTGCGGATGCGTCTCCGTTCGCGCGCTTTACCTTCGATGAAGGTTCCGGCGCTGTGCTCAACGATGCTCTGGGCACGTTCAACGGAACGATATCCGGCGATGCTGTTTTGGTGCAGAACATACAGGGAAAAGCGCTCGCGTTCGGCGCCAAGGGCGGCTCGGCACGCATCGGCAACATCTCGGCGAAGATCAGGAACGGATTCACCTTCACCGCTTGGGTAAAAAAGACCTTCCAGGACGGCGGTGATTCGAAGATCATCTTCGGGTCATTACGGGCATGGAAGCCCGGCAGTGCATCGTTCCTTACATGGATAGATGACAAGACGGGCTCGCTTCGCTGCGGTGTGCAGGGGGCATCATCGTTCAAGGCAATCGGCGTGCCTATATCGGAGCAGTTCGGCGCATGGTTCCACCTTGCATTCACCTATGACAGAACGGCGATACGCATCTATGTCAACGGCGTGCAGAGGGCAAGCGATGCGTTCGCCGAGGAGGTCTCCCCCTCGGACTTCTGGCAGTTCGCTTCGGTGAACAACTCCATCGCCCTGGACGAAGCATGCCTCTACGGCGCTGCGCTCACGGCGGACGAAGTGCGCGCAGCATTCGCGGCGGAAGCGCCTCTTGCTTTAACCGAGGAAGAAATGAAACGAAAGATCGCAGCGGCAAGTGCGTTGACAGAGCCGAAAGCGGCATCACCGGCGGTGCCGGAACCGGCAGCCCCCGTGTACACTGCGCTGAAAGCACCGGCGATCACAACGCATCTTGTGAAGGATGGCGCACCTGCCGCCGCTATCGTTGCCCCGGCGTCGAAGATGTATGATGATCTCGCCCGCATGCTGCAGAAGAGCATCGCCGACAGAACGGGGGTAACGATACCGATCATAACCGATGAGCCGACGGCATGGACACTGCCGATACAGCGAAGCCTTTTTGTGCTCGGCAACCGCTCGACAAGCCGCATCATCGAGGAGCTTTACAACAGATTCTATACCCTACTCGATCTCGCGTATCCCGGCAAAGGCGGTTATGAGGTCCGAAGCCTTCATGATCCTTTCGGTAACGGGCACAACATCATCTTCGTCGGCGGCAGCGATAAGGAAGGCGTTGCCGCTGCGGCGAACGAGTTCATCGCTATGGTGAACGGCATGGCCGGCGGACGCGACCTCACTGTCGGTCATTGCATGCGCATACGGCTGGGACAGGGCATCGAAGTCCCTTCGGAAGTGAAGGACGTCGAACTCTGGGATGCATCGAAAAATTACCGTTCGCAGGGGTACTTCGGCTGGAACAGCATCAGCAAGCTCATGGCGATGTATTACATGACCGGCAATGAGCGCTTCGCACGGGAGATGCTGCGCTATGCGTTCCCCGATGCGAAGGCCAAGCGGGAGATCTCCGAGCTTGACGGCGAACTTATCGAGAACAAGGACGACCCCGTCGGCGGATCATACCATTACGGCGCGCACTACATGATGCTCTTCTGGGATCTCATCGAAGAAAGCCCCGTCTTCACCGATGAGGAGCGCCTCAAGATGGCGAACGCCTTTTCGCGGCAGTTCCTCTGGCATGTCAAACCGCCGGGAGGCGCGTACATGGGGAATTGGGGCGCCGGGATCTATTCGCTTACCGAGAAGCCCGGTATGGTCGGCGATCGTCACGGCCAATGGACCGCCATATCCATCTATGTGCTCGCGCGCTATTTCCAGAAATATTACCCGTCGCCGATGTGGGCGCAGTGTCTGCGCGGGGTCAGCAATTATTTCGCTCCGCTCGATCGCGGCCTTTTGGGCGAAGGAAGCCTCTCGCAGTGGTATATAACCTCCATTGCGCCGCTCTTCACCTATTTCCTTCTCTCGGGGGAGCGCGCGTCGGTGGCGAACGGCGCACTTGCCGTGCATGCCCGGGGTCTTGAAGCACTGCTCTCCGGGAAGGACGGCGACCCGAACCTTGATTGCGCCGGCATCGCAGATATGGGCAAACTCGCGTATCTGCTCAACGATGGGAAATACCTTGAATACCAGCGGCGGATATTGTTCGCTGCCGACAAATTCCGCATCGGGCAGTCGTTCGTTCCCGATGAACGCCTCACGCCGCGGCAGCCGACCGATATCGCCGGCACATGGCTCGTACACCGCCTTCCCGAACCGCGCTGGCGCGAACGTAATACCGGATTCCCGTTCACCAATGCCTTCCTCTGGGCGTCATACCGCACTATGCCCGATGATGCCGGTGATTTCATAAAGGTGCGCGGTGCGAACACTTCGGCGCGCAATCCGTATCACACGTTCCTCATCGACGATCTGCGCATCGACGGATACACGCTGCTTTCGGGTTTCGGCAATCAGCTCACCGTGTGGATCGACGGGATGTTCGACAAGGAGGTAACCCAGGACGCAGCGCTCATATCCTTCGCCGGTTCGATGCGCCATGCCGCCGTGACGGCTGAAGTAGTGAAGATGCCCTTCTCCAGCTGGCGGCGCACAGTGTTCCAGCGGACGGGGAGCTATGCCCTCATCGTCGACGATCTCTCCTTTCGGCGAACGAGCGATGCCGCTGAGGTGAAATTCGGCTGGAGCGGCCCGCTCAAGAAGGAAGCGCCGGGGGTTCTGCGCTGCAATGCCGTGAAAAGCAGTACCGGTCCGGTCGCCGGAAAGACGGTGATCTCTGCGTTCAACGCGCGGTATTCCGCAAGCGATCCCGACACCAATATGGTCCGGCCGCTGCCGAGCTACGACATCGTGCTTTTGCGATCGCGGGATCCGGGCACCTGGTTCGAGATGACATTCACGCTCGATTCACGAACGCGCGGAGACGGCTTCCTTAACCTCCTGAACTTTCGCGACCGCGGCATCATGAAAATATTCCTCGACGGCAGGCTCATCAGCGCGGAGTATGACCACTATGCCCCCGACATCGCGATGAACGGCGTGCCGCTCGGTGCCGTCGATTGTGCTGCGGGGGAACATACCATCCGCTTCGAGGTTACGGGAAAGAACAACGAGAGCTCAGGCTTGAGCATCGGCGTGGCGGGGCTTGCGTTCTACACCGATCCCTCGCTTATAACACGTGAGCGTGAGCTCGGCACCTTCAAGGTTATCGCCGCTGACGCGATGACGACAAAGGACAGCAGCTTCGAATGGTTCGGTCCGGTCGAGAAGGGCGGCCGCAGGATATTCTTCTCGCTCATAGGCAAAGGCACACTGCTGCCGGGCGAGGTGCTTTCATGCACACGCCTCGAGACGAACGCCGCCGTCTTCGCTGCGCCCGAACCCGCGATAGCCTTCGCGGGCGAGTATAAAGGGAATGCGGGTGAGCTCATAATCCTGGGGAAAAGGCATCTCTACGGCAGGGGGATTCGCCTCGTCGGCAGATCGGAACCGCTCATACGCGCAGGGGCGCCGGCGGACATCTACTGGGACTTCAACGAAGGAACGATGGATATCACGGCAGAGCAGCGGATGGAGCTTGCCCTCGCGCTTTCGAACGACAGCGTTCTCGTCGACGGCATGACCGTGGCGCCACAGAAGAAGGACGGACTCATGATGCTCATGCTCGCTGCGGGGCATCACACGGTGGCGCGCGCGTTCCTGCCCGATGCGCTCTTGGCATCGTATTCCGGCAGGATAGAAAAAACGTTCGCCGATGCGCAGACGAAATCCCGTGCGGAACTCACGGCAGCGCCGTCACGCGCAGGGACGCCCGCGATGCGTGAGCTCTTCAATGCCGGTGCCGGTAAAAAAACATCGCGTCTCCTGTGCGCATCCTTCGCCGCTGCCGAATCCATCTGCACTATCGATGACAGGAACATCCGCGTGTTCTCCTCCGACGGACGCGAGCTTCGCACGCTCACGGCGGATGCCCCGGTGCGCGTGATACATCCCTGGAAGGAATATGATCTCCTCCTCGCCGGATGTGCGGACGAAAAGGTCATCGCTTTCGATATCGATTCTGGGGTTCGGAAATGGACATTCACTTCCGAAATGCCTCCGGAGGTGATCGCTGCGGCGAAGCAGTACTGGTTCAAGTCGACATACCCCGGCATCTACGGCATACACACCGGCGTGTTCCTTAACGGAGAAAGTCAGGCGTTCATCGGGAGTACCTGTACGCTCGAAATGCTCGACAGCGGCGGGAAACTCGTCAAGCGACTTCCCGTATTCTGGGGGCCGGGAACGGTGTTCAATATGCTCGACCGGTCCGACGGGAGCACCGACCTCGTTTTTGCGCGCTACCCGAACGACGGAGACAGGCCGGCGGTGATAAACAGCAGAACACTGGCTACGACGCCGCGCAGCTACTACGCGTATCCCCCCGGTTTTACCGATATGGGCGTAGGCTGGGCGAACATGTACCGCAAGCATCTATTCATCGAGGATATGAACGGCGACGGAAAGAAAGAGGTGCTCTCGGACATTAACGGCGTTTTTAACCGCATCGCCCTCTGGTCGTCCGACGGAGCGCCGCTCTTCAATGTGAATTTCGGTCCGGGGGATGTCGCCGATAATATACGCGATCTGGACGTCGGCGATCTTGACGGCGATGGGAAAAAGGAGATCATCACGGCTACCTTCCGCGGCATCCTGCTTGTGATGGACCATACGCTTGAGAAGGTCTGGTCAAAGCGGCTTGCAAGCCCGGCAACCGCGCTGAAATATATGCCGTCATCGGGCGGTCCCGTCATCGTTGTCGCCTGCGAGGACGGTTCGGTGCTGACATGCAATGCGCGCGGGGAGATCACTGCCGCCGGCACGGTCATCGGAAGGCCCATCGGCATCGACGCGATCGCACAGGGCGTGGTCGTCGCGACCGAGAATGGGAATGTAAAGGGATTTGCTATACACTGACTCGGAGCTGCACAATGAGAACGATCATCATCTGCTGTATTTTTCTAGTTCTTTCATCCCTCGCAGAAGCGCAATCGCCGAAGAACAGCGGGGAGCCGGCGCTGCCCGATCCTGAGAACGTACGCCTCATCCTCCCGCCTTTCTGGTACGCGGTCGCTGACCTGCCCAT
This is a stretch of genomic DNA from Spirochaetota bacterium. It encodes these proteins:
- a CDS encoding AraC family transcriptional regulator, producing the protein MTNIDIRRRRVYYYAEASIVQKILFAYKITNRVNLSADMHTHDHHHLMYLYRGHCRASVMKREYAMAPGMLITVPPHTQHSFVFPKYAKERCVVLHLKCHLSDELLRHINTPNVLSCSLFQSEIENAFTLLLRAVNSSFIRSPVPLTGLLLYIFSMISQSPGVNTDSSDLNDDRIMRTVHYIDRNFPHKITITCLAGIAGLNKSYYIRLFHTVMGCPPADYIIKKRLSRAADLLLFSSATIRDIAQESGFSHYNHFSDKFKQNYGARPKHYRTTMLPGSFSAAGGSRSG
- a CDS encoding LamG-like jellyroll fold domain-containing protein, which translates into the protein MAKYGLMSFVVILTASYHLSADASPFARFTFDEGSGAVLNDALGTFNGTISGDAVLVQNIQGKALAFGAKGGSARIGNISAKIRNGFTFTAWVKKTFQDGGDSKIIFGSLRAWKPGSASFLTWIDDKTGSLRCGVQGASSFKAIGVPISEQFGAWFHLAFTYDRTAIRIYVNGVQRASDAFAEEVSPSDFWQFASVNNSIALDEACLYGAALTADEVRAAFAAEAPLALTEEEMKRKIAAASALTEPKAASPAVPEPAAPVYTALKAPAITTHLVKDGAPAAAIVAPASKMYDDLARMLQKSIADRTGVTIPIITDEPTAWTLPIQRSLFVLGNRSTSRIIEELYNRFYTLLDLAYPGKGGYEVRSLHDPFGNGHNIIFVGGSDKEGVAAAANEFIAMVNGMAGGRDLTVGHCMRIRLGQGIEVPSEVKDVELWDASKNYRSQGYFGWNSISKLMAMYYMTGNERFAREMLRYAFPDAKAKREISELDGELIENKDDPVGGSYHYGAHYMMLFWDLIEESPVFTDEERLKMANAFSRQFLWHVKPPGGAYMGNWGAGIYSLTEKPGMVGDRHGQWTAISIYVLARYFQKYYPSPMWAQCLRGVSNYFAPLDRGLLGEGSLSQWYITSIAPLFTYFLLSGERASVANGALAVHARGLEALLSGKDGDPNLDCAGIADMGKLAYLLNDGKYLEYQRRILFAADKFRIGQSFVPDERLTPRQPTDIAGTWLVHRLPEPRWRERNTGFPFTNAFLWASYRTMPDDAGDFIKVRGANTSARNPYHTFLIDDLRIDGYTLLSGFGNQLTVWIDGMFDKEVTQDAALISFAGSMRHAAVTAEVVKMPFSSWRRTVFQRTGSYALIVDDLSFRRTSDAAEVKFGWSGPLKKEAPGVLRCNAVKSSTGPVAGKTVISAFNARYSASDPDTNMVRPLPSYDIVLLRSRDPGTWFEMTFTLDSRTRGDGFLNLLNFRDRGIMKIFLDGRLISAEYDHYAPDIAMNGVPLGAVDCAAGEHTIRFEVTGKNNESSGLSIGVAGLAFYTDPSLITRERELGTFKVIAADAMTTKDSSFEWFGPVEKGGRRIFFSLIGKGTLLPGEVLSCTRLETNAAVFAAPEPAIAFAGEYKGNAGELIILGKRHLYGRGIRLVGRSEPLIRAGAPADIYWDFNEGTMDITAEQRMELALALSNDSVLVDGMTVAPQKKDGLMMLMLAAGHHTVARAFLPDALLASYSGRIEKTFADAQTKSRAELTAAPSRAGTPAMRELFNAGAGKKTSRLLCASFAAAESICTIDDRNIRVFSSDGRELRTLTADAPVRVIHPWKEYDLLLAGCADEKVIAFDIDSGVRKWTFTSEMPPEVIAAAKQYWFKSTYPGIYGIHTGVFLNGESQAFIGSTCTLEMLDSGGKLVKRLPVFWGPGTVFNMLDRSDGSTDLVFARYPNDGDRPAVINSRTLATTPRSYYAYPPGFTDMGVGWANMYRKHLFIEDMNGDGKKEVLSDINGVFNRIALWSSDGAPLFNVNFGPGDVADNIRDLDVGDLDGDGKKEIITATFRGILLVMDHTLEKVWSKRLASPATALKYMPSSGGPVIVVACEDGSVLTCNARGEITAAGTVIGRPIGIDAIAQGVVVATENGNVKGFAIH